Sequence from the Bremerella volcania genome:
CGACTTAGAGCGTTCTGAGTCATTGCCATTTCATCGGCCGAGGCGGTCCGAAGGGAGAACGAGGGTGAGACGTCCTTTCATTGCAGGTAACTGGAAAATGAACACCACCAAGGCCGACGGGATTGCTTTGGTGCAAGGCGTTGCCGAAGGCAATACGGCCGGCGAAGCGGTCGAAGTTGCCGTTTGTGCTCCTAGCGTTTACCTCGACGCCATTGCCACCGCGGCTGGCGGCAAAGTGGGCGTCGGCGCTCAGAACTGCTACCACGAAGCCTCCGGAGCTTTCACCGGCGAAATCTCGGCCGCCATGGCCAAGGACGTTGGTTGCCAATACGTGATCCTCGGTCATAGCGAACGCCGCCACATTTTCGGTGAATCCAACGCCGACGTCTGCAAGAAAGTACACGCCGTTCTGGCGGCCGGCCTGACGCCGATCGTCTGCGTGGGCGAACTGCTGGAAGAACGTGAATCAGGCAAGACCTCCGACGTGGTCGCCGAGCAGATGTACGGCAGCCTCGCTGGCGTGACCGCTGAACAGATGGCTTCGGTCGTCATCGCTTACGAACCCGTTTGGGCAATCGGCACCGGCAAGGTCGCCACGCCTGAGCAAGCCGAAGAAGTGCACGCCGGCATTCGTGCCTTGATGACCGCCAAGTATGGCGAGAGCGTCAGCGAGTCGGTCCGCATTCAGTACGGCGGAAGCGTGAAGCCGGACAACGCCGCGGAACTGCTTTCGCAGCCGAACATCGACGGTGCCCTGGTCGGCGGTGCTTCGCTCAAAGCCGATAGCTTCCTTGGCATTATCGCCGGTGCCCAAGGCTGATCGTTTACCCATTCCCCGTTGGGATCTGGCGATCGAGGCCGATCCCACTTTTGAATCCAGACACGGACGTTTTCATAAGTAGCCAGTCATGACCAGTCCCATCCTTTTCGGATTCCTGCAGTACATTTTCGGCCCTCTGCTCTTGGTGACATCTGTCTTCCTGATCCTGGTCGTGCTCGTGCAGCGCGGTCGTGGTGGCGGCCTGACCGGTGCCCTGGGTGGTGCCGGCGGCCAGAGTGCATTTGGCGCGAAAGCAGGCGACGTGTTCACCAAGATCACGGTCGTCGTCGCGGTGTTCTGGATTTTGCTGTGCATCTTCGCCACGATGGGTCTGCAAGACCAAGGAGCAAGCAAGCTGACTGGTGGCGGAGGTAGCGCTGCCCCAGCGGCAACCGGCCTGCCGGGCGATACGACGCCGGGTGCTGGCGGTCCTGCATTGACGCTGCCATCGGACGAAGAAAAAGCCGCCCCCGCTGCCGGAGATACCCCAGCTGCAGATGCTCCGGCTGCCGACCTGGAACCGCCTGCGGAAGGTGGTGCCGCGGCACCCGCCGCTGATGCCGCCCCGGCCGCAGGAGATGCCTCGTCGACCGAAGAGAAGCCCGCCGAGTAATTCACGCGGCACTGCATTGAATCATTCTCAGAAACTTCCCTAGGCCTCGATCCCGGGGAAGTTTTGTTCGTTCCCTTCCTGACCAATTCACCTAGCATCGCGAGTTCGCGAAGAGAGAAACCATGCTGCTGAGCATGACCGGATATGGCGATGCCCACCTGCACGCGGAAGGCGTTTCCGTTTCGGTTGAAGTGCGCTCGGTGAACAATCGCTACTTCAAGCTGGCCGTGCGTGGCAACGAATTGTTCAGCGGACTGGAATCGCAGATCGAAGGGGTCACGCGGAAGTATATCAACCGCGGCACCATCACGATCAACCTGCGAATCAAGCAGGACGTCACCGCCGACAAGTACCGCATCGATACGGCCGTGCTGGAAAGCTACATGCAGCAGATCCACCAGCTGGGTGCGAAGGTGGGGCTTTCGGAAACGCCCCATATCGATTCGGTGCTGCAGTTGCCTGGTGTCGTGCAAGAGAACACCGATACCGACGACGAGCAGTTCAATGCCTGGCCAGTGATTGAAAAGACACTGAAGGCCGCCCTCGAGAAGTTCGACACCATGCGTCGCGCCGAGGGAGAAAACACAACCAAAGATCTTCGCGAGAACCTGGCGATGATCGCCTCGCACCTGGAAACGATCGAGGCCAAGTCGCCACGGGTGGTCGACGGCTATCGAGACCGCATGACCGAGCGCGTGAACAAGGTCCTGGAAGAATTCGACGTGACGGTTGACCCGGCGACGCTTCTTCGCGAAGTGGCGATCTTCACCGATCGCGTGAACATCTCCGAAGAGATCGTCCGGCTCAAAAGCCACCTGGGTCAGTTTGAAAAGTTCCTCACGCAGGAAGAGTCGGCCGGGCGAAAGCTCGACTTTCTAACGCAGGAAATTTTCCGCGAGACCAACACGATCGGCTCGAAGGCCAACGACGCGGAGATCGCTCGGGGCGTGGTCGAAATGAAGACCGCCATCGAGAAGATCCGAGAGCAAATCCAAAACATCGAATAACATTAGGGCGTTTTCCCATCTCCTGTCCCCTCGCCCGTCTGCGGGGGAGAGGGTTAGGGTGAGGGGGCATGCGGCATTTCGGAAGCACACGCACAACCGGTGTTCCGATTGAAGAGTACAGAACAACAAGCGACGAAGGTATCCTAACAGCGTTCAGGAAACCCTCACCCTAACCCTCTCCCTGCGAGGGAGAGGGAACAAGAATAAAGCATGACAGCAAGCACACCAGGCAACTTGGTCATCCTGTCCGGGCCTTCAGGCGTTGGCAAATCGACCGTGGTGCGCAAGCTGTTGGCATTGGGTCAGCCGCCCATCGAACTGAGTGTTTCCGCCACGACCCGCGAGCCGAGAGCCGGAGAGCAGGATGGTATCGACTATCACTTCCTGCCCAAGGAAGACTTTCAGCGGCGGATCGAGGCTGACGAATTCCTGGAGTATGTCGAGGTCTTTCGCAAAGGGCACCTGTACGGAACCCTTCGCAGCGAAGTCGAGGCCCGGCTCAGCCAGGGGATTTCGGTTCTATTGGAAATCGACGTCGAGGGAGCCGCCAAGGTGGCCCAGAAGTACCCCGAAGCCGTCACCATTTTCCTGAGTCCCGAGTCGGCCGAAGAATTGGAACGCCGGCTACGCGACCGAGGCACCGAAACAGAAGAAGCCATCCAGCGGCGGCTGGAAACGGCCAAGAGAGAGATGGAAGCGTCCGCGTGGTATCGTCACCACGTGACCAACAAACTTGGCGCCGCCGACCAAACCGCCGCACAACTTGCAGACATTATCCGTCAGGAAAAGGAGGAGCGATGCTCGAAGAACTGAAAGAAGAATTCATCATCAAGAAGGTGGGTGGCCGCTTTAAGCTGTCGACCCTGATCCAGAAGCGCCTGGTGGCCTTGAACGCCGGCAGCCGTCCGCTGGTCGATATGAACTCGGACAACAAGATGGAAATCGTCCTGGAAGAGATCAAGCAGGACAAGATCTTCCTCGACACCTCGAACGAACTGCGCACCGCCGCTGACGGCGACGTGATGATCAAGTCGTTCGATGCCATGATGAGCGACGAACTGTGAGCCAGCGCAAGGTCATCATCGGCGTCACCGGCGGGATCGCCGCCTACAAGACGGCCGCTTTGGTCAGCCAATTGGTCAAAGCGGACGTCGACGTCACCGTGGTGATGACCCACGCCTCCCATCATTTTGTCGGCGCGTCAACGCTTACCGCGCTGTCCGGGAAGCGCGTGCACACAGAACTCTTTGACGAGGCCATGCCGCTAGGCGCGCACATCGAACTGGCGCGCCGGGCGAATCTTTTATGCATTGTGCCCGCCTCGGCTGACTTCATGGCCAAGGCTGCCCAAGGCCTGGCCGACGACCTATTGAGCACGCTCTACCTGGCGTTCACCGGCGACGTGATGATGTGCCCCGCGATGAACAAAGAGATGTGGGCTCACCCAGCCGTTCAGCGGAACGTGCAGCAGCTAGCCGAAGATGGCGTACAGATGATCGGCCCCGATAGCGGCTGGCAAAGCTGCCGGGTGGAAGGAACCGGGCGAATGACCGAGCCGGTGGAGATCTTCCAGGCGATTGAGAAACACTTCTTAGTCGGTTAGGGAAACAACTCTTGTCCCCTCTCTCCCGAGGACAGCGGAGAAGGGACCAGATTTGATGGCGCAGCAAAAAAGCGGAGCCATCGGGACTCCGCTTTTTCGATTTCGCTTGTCGGACCGAGTCGTTTAGGACTCCAGGTTCCAGCGCTGGATCAATTCTTCCGCAGCAGGGGTCAGCTTGCGGAGCTTGCCGGCCATTTTGCGCTTTTCGTCGTTGGATGGATTCTTTGCCAACTTGGCCTTGAACTTAGCGTAAACCTTCTTGCGATGACGTCGACGCTTCAACTCCTGATGGCGCTCGTTAATAACCGGCACGCGACAGTTCCTTTAGTGAGATATCTTTAGGTAAGTGGGTAACGACACACTAGGCGTCGAATTTGTTTGATCTGGAAACCCCACAATGTACGGAATAGGCCTTATTTCGTCAATTGGCCCAGCCGTTTTCGCTGCCCGAATCGCGAATTAAGATCAGAAAACCTCCCTTACTGGCCAATTACGGATCGAGGAATTGACCTGCACTGCCGCGTCGTAGAGACTAGACCGTTCGGCAAACCGTAATCCTACTGAGCCGACTCACCTAAAGATTCACCTCTGTTCCCCAGGAGATAGACGATGCGCTGTTTTGCCTGTTTGATGCTTTCCCTCGTGCTGGCCATACCCGCCGTGGCGCAAGATACCGCGACCAAAGAACCAATCGAAGCTTTGAAGCCAGTGCCGCGTGACGGCTGGTGGGTCAAGCGTCATGAAGAAAAGCTGAAAGCAATTGAAGACGCCGACAACATCGACGTCGTCTTCATTGGCGATTCGATCACCCACGGGTGGGAAGGCGCCGGCAAGCAGACTTGGGAAGAGAACTTCGCGAAGTGGAGCCCGCTGAACCTGGGTTACGGCGGCGACCGGACCGAGCACGTCCTGTGGCGTTTCGAGCATGGGGAACTGGATGGCTACAATCCAAAAGTAGCCGTCATCATGATCGGCACCAACAACACCGGCCATCGCAAAGAAAAGTCGGAAGATACCGCGGCCGGCGTGACCGCGATTGTCGAGAAGCTGCACGAGAAGCACCCGGAAACCAAGGTCCTGCTGCTGGCGATCTTCCCACGCGGTGCCAAGACCGAAGATCAACTCCGTAAGCTGAACGACGGCGCCAACGCCATTCTCGAGAAGACGATGAAGGACAAAGACTACGTCACCTTCCTGAACATCAACGACGTCTTCCTGACCGAAGATGGCACGCTGCCCAAGGAAATCATGCCGGACCTCTTGCACCCGAAAGAGAAGGGTTACCAGCTGTGGGCCGACGCCGTCACGCCGAAAATCAAAGAACTTCTCGGCGAATAATCAATCGACATCACTCGTGACATCAAAAAAGATCAGGATTACCCAGGTAGTCCTGGTCTTTTTTTGTTTCGCGACATGAAATCCTTTTGACCGCCAGCACCAAACGGGGCATGATGAAGCTCCCACCTGAAAGTTTCTCAACGGAGTTCCCGCCCATGCGTTTCGTGCTTCCCCTGCTTACTCTGGCAGTTATTGCCCCGTTGGTCGCTGCGGAAGAACCTTCCCTTGGTGACAAGCAAGTCGCAGCCTATTTCAAAGCCGAAACGGCACGCATCGCGAATGCTCCGCTAGCCGGGGTCGACTCGCTGGAAGCCTGGGAGGCAAAAAAGGAGGGATACCGACAGAAGCTCAAAGAGATGCTCGGGCTCGATCCATGGCCTGAAAAGACCGACCTGCAAGTCACTACTACCGGCGCCATCGAGCGTGACGGGATCGTCGTCGAGAAACTTCACTTCCAATCACGCCCCGGGCTATACGTAACCGGGAATCTGTATCGCCCAGCAAAGGTCGAAGGCAAGCTGCCGGCCGTGCTTTACGTATGCGGCCATGGCCGGGTGAAGAGGGATGGCATCAGCTATGGCAACAAAGCCCACTATCAACATCACGGAGCCTGGTTTGCCCGGCATGGGTTTGTGTGCCTGACGATCGATTCACTCGAACTGGGCGAAATCGAAGGGAAGCACAAAGGTCTCTACAACGACGCCCATCCATGGTGGACCAATCGCGGGTACACGCCGGCCGGGGTCGAAGCCTGGAACTGCGTTCGGGCGATCGATCTGCTGCAATCTCGCGAGGAGGTCGACCCCGAAAAAATCGGCGTCACCGGTCGCAGTGGCGGCGGTGCTTACAGCTGGTGTATCGCCGCGATCGACGAGCGAATCAAGGTCGCCGTTCCGGTTGCCGGTATTACCGACCTCGAAGATCACGTGGTCAACGGTGTGGTCTCGGGGCACTGCGACTGCATGTACTGGGTCAACACCTATGGCTTCGATTACACCTTGCTGCCGGCGCTGATCGCGCCGCGCCCACTGATGATCGCCAATACCGACTACGACCCGATCTTCCCGCTGGAAGGAGTCGAACGGACGCATCTCGCGGCGCGGAAGATTTACCAGCTGTATGGCAAAGCACCCAACTTGGCGCTGACGATCCTGCCAGGAGGGCATGCCGATACCCAGCCACTGCGCATCCCGGCTTTCTATTGGTTGCGAAAGCATCTGCAAGGAGAGGCTCCGGAAGTCACCGACGTCGCCACCCGGAAGTTTGAAGTGGAAGAGCTGAAGGTCCTCGACAAGATTCCCGAAGATGAGATCAACACGAAGATCGAAGAGACCTTCGTGGCGGCGGCCGAACCGGCGAACGTGCCGTCAACGCGTGCCGAGTGGGAGCAGATGTCCGGTAAGTGGAAGCAGCAGCTCCTGGAGAAGTCCTTCGGCGGATGGCCCGAGTCTGGAAAATCAGGAATTCGCCTCGATGGACTTTCCGAGCTTAAGAAGTGGATGGCCTACACCGACTGCGAGTTTTTCCCCCAGAAGAATGTCTCGCTTCCCATGCTTGTCTTTAGGGCGAAGCGTGCCGAGGGCACCACTTTCCCTAATGGCAAGCTCATCGTCGTCGACGACGCAGGCTGGAAAAAATGGACGGAGATCGCTGCAGGAACCGGTGAGGATTTTCCGATTGCCAATGCGGATAATTACGATACCATTTTCGTCTTGGCACCTCGTGGCATCGGTCCCACGCAATGGACTCAAGAAACCAAGCCCGAAATCCAGTTGCGTCGTCGGTACCTGCTCTTGGGACAATCACACGATGCGATGCAAGTTTGGGACATACGCCGAGCGGCGGAAGAGATTCTCCGCTCGACCTCGACGGAACACGTCGATGTCGAAGCCAGTGGCAAGATGGCAGCACTGGTCGTCTACGCCGCCATCTTCGAGCCCGCGATTGGCGATTTAACCCTGCACAACCCGCCAGCCGATCACCGCGAAGGCCCCTATTTCATGAACGTGCGACGATTCATGAATATGCGTGAAGCCATGGCGATGGCATCGAATTCCTTAGATACTCCACGGTCAGTCAACCTTATTTCGGATACGCCGGAATTAATTGACTATTCCAATCAGGTGAAGAAGAAGATCAACGTGCCGGTTGGCTTGCCGATCGAAAACCAACCGGCTCGTTTGAAGCGTTAACGCCGAGATGGGCGTGATTGTCGATGCGGACATCGACTGGCATTTCTCATCAAGCTTCACAGAAGAACCTCCTACCCTTGCCCTCTCCCTGCGAGGGAGAGGGGACAGGATTTGAGCGCGGTGTCTTTTTGGTGAGCGCTAAACGTATCCTTCTTCACCGTCTTCCAGGTACTGAACCTTGTACAGATCCTTGCGGCGGTCGTTCCAGTTTTGAACCGAGCCTTCCAAGCGGTGCCGCCGCAATAGCTCCAGGTCGACGTCGTGGATGACGATCGTTTCGACGTTCGGATTGCATTCGGCGGCGATGCCGTCGCGGGCAAACTCGGCATCGCAAGGGGTGAATACGCCGGACTGGGCGTAGTGAATGTCGGCGTTTTCGACGAACGGCAGGTTGCCGGTACAGCCCGAGATGGCCACGTACACCTGGTTCTCGACACAACGGGCCTGGGCACAGGTCTTCACGCGAAGGTAACCATGACGCGTGTCGGTGTTGTACGGCACGAAGATCATCTCGGCCCCTTTGTTGGCCGCGATCCGCGTCAACTCGGGAAATTCAATGTCGTAGCAGATCTGAATGGCGACCTTGCCACAGTCGGTGTCGAAGACTTCGACCTTGTGACCAGGCTCGATCCCCCACCACTTGCGTTCGCTGGGGGTGATGTGAATCTTGTATTGCTTGCCGATCGAGCC
This genomic interval carries:
- the tpiA gene encoding triose-phosphate isomerase — translated: MRRPFIAGNWKMNTTKADGIALVQGVAEGNTAGEAVEVAVCAPSVYLDAIATAAGGKVGVGAQNCYHEASGAFTGEISAAMAKDVGCQYVILGHSERRHIFGESNADVCKKVHAVLAAGLTPIVCVGELLEERESGKTSDVVAEQMYGSLAGVTAEQMASVVIAYEPVWAIGTGKVATPEQAEEVHAGIRALMTAKYGESVSESVRIQYGGSVKPDNAAELLSQPNIDGALVGGASLKADSFLGIIAGAQG
- the secG gene encoding preprotein translocase subunit SecG, encoding MTSPILFGFLQYIFGPLLLVTSVFLILVVLVQRGRGGGLTGALGGAGGQSAFGAKAGDVFTKITVVVAVFWILLCIFATMGLQDQGASKLTGGGGSAAPAATGLPGDTTPGAGGPALTLPSDEEKAAPAAGDTPAADAPAADLEPPAEGGAAAPAADAAPAAGDASSTEEKPAE
- a CDS encoding YicC/YloC family endoribonuclease, giving the protein MLLSMTGYGDAHLHAEGVSVSVEVRSVNNRYFKLAVRGNELFSGLESQIEGVTRKYINRGTITINLRIKQDVTADKYRIDTAVLESYMQQIHQLGAKVGLSETPHIDSVLQLPGVVQENTDTDDEQFNAWPVIEKTLKAALEKFDTMRRAEGENTTKDLRENLAMIASHLETIEAKSPRVVDGYRDRMTERVNKVLEEFDVTVDPATLLREVAIFTDRVNISEEIVRLKSHLGQFEKFLTQEESAGRKLDFLTQEIFRETNTIGSKANDAEIARGVVEMKTAIEKIREQIQNIE
- the gmk gene encoding guanylate kinase, with amino-acid sequence MTASTPGNLVILSGPSGVGKSTVVRKLLALGQPPIELSVSATTREPRAGEQDGIDYHFLPKEDFQRRIEADEFLEYVEVFRKGHLYGTLRSEVEARLSQGISVLLEIDVEGAAKVAQKYPEAVTIFLSPESAEELERRLRDRGTETEEAIQRRLETAKREMEASAWYRHHVTNKLGAADQTAAQLADIIRQEKEERCSKN
- a CDS encoding DNA-directed RNA polymerase subunit omega; this encodes MLEELKEEFIIKKVGGRFKLSTLIQKRLVALNAGSRPLVDMNSDNKMEIVLEEIKQDKIFLDTSNELRTAADGDVMIKSFDAMMSDEL
- a CDS encoding flavoprotein, with protein sequence MSQRKVIIGVTGGIAAYKTAALVSQLVKADVDVTVVMTHASHHFVGASTLTALSGKRVHTELFDEAMPLGAHIELARRANLLCIVPASADFMAKAAQGLADDLLSTLYLAFTGDVMMCPAMNKEMWAHPAVQRNVQQLAEDGVQMIGPDSGWQSCRVEGTGRMTEPVEIFQAIEKHFLVG
- a CDS encoding DUF6800 family protein: MPVINERHQELKRRRHRKKVYAKFKAKLAKNPSNDEKRKMAGKLRKLTPAAEELIQRWNLES
- a CDS encoding platelet-activating factor acetylhydrolase IB subunit encodes the protein MRCFACLMLSLVLAIPAVAQDTATKEPIEALKPVPRDGWWVKRHEEKLKAIEDADNIDVVFIGDSITHGWEGAGKQTWEENFAKWSPLNLGYGGDRTEHVLWRFEHGELDGYNPKVAVIMIGTNNTGHRKEKSEDTAAGVTAIVEKLHEKHPETKVLLLAIFPRGAKTEDQLRKLNDGANAILEKTMKDKDYVTFLNINDVFLTEDGTLPKEIMPDLLHPKEKGYQLWADAVTPKIKELLGE
- a CDS encoding alpha/beta hydrolase produces the protein MRFVLPLLTLAVIAPLVAAEEPSLGDKQVAAYFKAETARIANAPLAGVDSLEAWEAKKEGYRQKLKEMLGLDPWPEKTDLQVTTTGAIERDGIVVEKLHFQSRPGLYVTGNLYRPAKVEGKLPAVLYVCGHGRVKRDGISYGNKAHYQHHGAWFARHGFVCLTIDSLELGEIEGKHKGLYNDAHPWWTNRGYTPAGVEAWNCVRAIDLLQSREEVDPEKIGVTGRSGGGAYSWCIAAIDERIKVAVPVAGITDLEDHVVNGVVSGHCDCMYWVNTYGFDYTLLPALIAPRPLMIANTDYDPIFPLEGVERTHLAARKIYQLYGKAPNLALTILPGGHADTQPLRIPAFYWLRKHLQGEAPEVTDVATRKFEVEELKVLDKIPEDEINTKIEETFVAAAEPANVPSTRAEWEQMSGKWKQQLLEKSFGGWPESGKSGIRLDGLSELKKWMAYTDCEFFPQKNVSLPMLVFRAKRAEGTTFPNGKLIVVDDAGWKKWTEIAAGTGEDFPIANADNYDTIFVLAPRGIGPTQWTQETKPEIQLRRRYLLLGQSHDAMQVWDIRRAAEEILRSTSTEHVDVEASGKMAALVVYAAIFEPAIGDLTLHNPPADHREGPYFMNVRRFMNMREAMAMASNSLDTPRSVNLISDTPELIDYSNQVKKKINVPVGLPIENQPARLKR